GTTCCATCAGGGGCTTGCCCGGTGTTCACACTGGGCCCAAGATTGGAATCCCACTGGGGCGGTCACCAGTGCAGTAATGTGCCACAACACGGCCAGCATGGTGTGGAGTTAGGCTTGACCAGCGACGATGGGTGCTGCGGAACGCGGCCATTTAATGCCAGGAGGTCACCCGATGGCAGTACGACGCACCGGCTTGATTCGTGCCCGGAAAGCTGCCGGCTTCACACAGGAATCGTTCGCGGAGGTCATGCACGTTGACCGCTCGACCGTGGCGCGATGGGAAACAGGCGTGCGCGAGCCACTGCCGTACCAACGCCCGAAGCTCGCCCGCCTCCTCAAACTCACGATGGATGAACTGGACGAGCTGCTACACGCAGAGCGGTCGAATGTTGCGCCGACGCAACCCGTCAGTCCATCCCCAAGCGCACTGCCCGCGCCACGAGTGGTTCACGCCGGGTTGCTCACGCAGTACGAAACGCTGACCGACACTTACCGCCAGATCGACTACCAGGCGGGCTCCGGCGCGGTCTACCAAGAAGCCGTCGCGCAACTCAATCGCCTGCTCGACATGGCCGACAACGTGCCGTCACCCCTATACCAACGGTTCGCCCTGGCACTCGGCGACGCCGCCCAACTCGCGGCTTGGCTGGCGATCGACCACCAGGACTACGGCGCGGCCCGGCGATACGCCTCACTGGCCCTGTCCAGCGCCCAGGAAGGCGAAGACCCCGGCTTGCACGCCTACGTGCTGGGGATCATGAGCTACATCCACCTGCACGCAGGCCGTGGACCCGACGCCGTCAGGCTTCTCCTGGCTGCGCTGCACCTGGCCACCAATCCCCGCTTCGCAGTGAGCGCAGCCGTCCACTCCTGGTTGTCGGAAGCCATCGGCGAGGCATACGCCCTGTCCGGTGACCACCAGGCCGGAGCACGAGCCTTGGCCGAGGCGGAACGACTCTTCGACCGCGTCAACCCGACCGAGGTGCCAACCTGGCTCGCCTTCTACAACGGCACCGAACACATCATGCGGCTCAAGGGACGCTGCCTTGTGCGACTCGGAGACGGACCAGCCGCCGTCACAGCCTTGGAAGAAGCCGCCGAAGCGCTGCCTGCGCACTACGTCCGCGAACGGTCGGGAACGCTCATCGACCTAGCGACGGCCCAACTCATGTCCGCCCGCGGCGATGAACCACGATCGGCTGAACCGGAGGCCGCTGCCGCGGCGGCCAGTGAAGCGTGGGAGTTGGCCGTTCAGACCGGCTCCGGCCGTAACCAGCGTCGCGTCCGCGAGCTGCTGCCGCGGTTCGAGCCGTACCGGCGACTCGCCGCCGTGCGACCCCTGCTGGAGATGGCCCCGTAGCATCGACACGTGCCGACGGGTAAGGGAAACCGCACCGGACGTAGCGGGGGATGAGCCCGAAGAACTGGTTGCTCCTCGGGACGCTGTCCTTCCTCTGGGGCGCCGCGTACCTCGTGATCGCCGTGGCTCTGCGCGGGTTTCCGCCCGTGGTCGTGGTGTTCGGACGGGTGTTCCTGGCGGCGCTGTTCCTCACGCCTCTTGCCATGCACAGGGCCGTCCTCAAACCGCTTCTGGCGCATCCCTGGCAGGTACTGATCACCGTCTTGGTGCAGTCCACCGCGCCGCTGCTCCTGCTGACCTACGGCCAGCAGTGGTTGTCCGCCAGCTTGACAGGAGTGCTCCTCGGTGCGCAACCGCTGTTCGTAGCGGCCTTGGCCACCTGGTTCGCGCCTGATGAGAAGCCCGAGGGCACCAGAGGCATTGCCGGACTCCTGCTGGGCTTTGCCGGGGTGGCATTGCTGTTCGGCGTCGACATCTGCGGCAGTGCTGACCTCGTGCTCGGTGGCGTGCTGGTCACCGCAGCCGCCTTGTGTTACGCCATCGGCTCCATTCTGATCCACCGCAACCTCGGATTCGCCCAACCACTTGGAGTGGCGACGGCGGCCATGCTGGTGAGCAGCGCGGTGACCGCACCTCCGGCGGCACTGTCATTCCCTGACCGGTTGCCCGCGCTGCCGAGCAGTGTGGCACTGGTAGCACTCGGCGTCATCTTCACCGCACTGACGCTAACCCTCTTCTACGGTCTGATCGCCCGAGCAGGACCAAGCAGGGCGACTCTCGCGTTCTACCTGTCGCCAGGCGTGGCAGTAATGCTCGGTTGGCTGTTCCTCGATGAGCAGGTTCGATGGTCGACGGCGATTGCACTCGGAGCGATCATCGCGGGATCGATGCTTGCGGCAAGTAAGACTGAAGTGAACGGCTGACAAGGTGAAGTGCCGACACCATCCAAGGCTACTCTGCGCACAGTGTTGCTGGCCGTGTGCCTGAAGTATCACGCTTGGCTTCACTGCCTGGCTGAGACTCACTTTGAAACCTAGCTGTGCCGGTTGGTTGCCGCTAAATTTCCGCTTCTTGACCTGGTCGTGGTGTGGGTCCAACGACAGACTTCGGTCGTAGCTACGAAACGTGCGGATGCCGCGCCTATTACAGTCAGTGCCCGATCATCGGCCTCTTGTCGTCCTGACCGTCGTGCACGGGTCGGGAAGGTCCCGGTCCAACCCACTGAAGTGGGTGAGCCGAGGGAGGTCGTTGATGGTTCGCAGGAAGGACGGCATGGGCAAGCGTCGCAGGCGGCGCGGTCGACGACTCGACTGGAGAGGTCGCTCCAACCGGGTTGTCGCCGGGTTCCGCATCCTGGGCCTCGTCGGGTGGCTGATTCGGCTGATCGGCGACGAATGGCTGAGGTGATCTAGTCGGATGGCGCACCTCGAGGTGCGCCATCCGACTTCGTCCAGTGGATGGTTCGCCGAGTTCGTGACGGCTCATGCTGGGCTGATCGGGTTGATGTCTCACTGTTCGAAGCTCACCCGCTGCCCTTTGCCAGTACAACCGGCCGTGAACTGCACGGAGTGGGGAGGCTCGGGTGGCGTTCGAGGTTGTGTCGCGTGAGCTGCGTGAGCACGCGGCTCAGGTGCAGGGGCAAGGGGACGTATTGGCGCAGGCGTTGGACGCGGCGCGGCAGGTGTCGATGCCGTCCGATGCCTACGGGCTGCTGTGCCAGCCGTTCACGATGCTGCTCGATCCGCTGGAGAAGTGGGGTGTGGACGCGCTGTCCCAGGCGGCGGAGGCGCTGGACTCGATGGCGGAGTCGCTGAAGGCGACCGCCGAGGTCTACGAGCAGGCCGAGGGTGACAACGCGGACCGCTTCGGCGTGGTAGGGCCGCGGTGAACAACCCGTTCATCGCGAAACCGGAGGACGACACCACCGCGATCACCGGTATCGGGCTGTTGGAGGCTGGGCAGGCCGCGCTGGATGGGATCAACAACGGGGACTGGGTCGAGGCGGGCCTGGGGGTTGTCGGCGTCGGGCTTGAGGCGCTCGGCGTCTACATGGACCCGCTCGGCACGCTGGCCTCCTACGGGGTCGGGTGGTTGATCGAGCACGTCCAGCCGTTGCAGGACATGTTGGACAAGTTGGCCGGGACGCCGCCTGCCATTCGTGCCTATGCCCAGACTTGGCAGAACATCAGTGATGGTGTCGAGCGGGGTGCCGGGGAGTTGGAGACCGCGTCCCGTGAGCGCACAGCCGGGTGGCTCGGTGCCGCTGGCGACGCTTACCGAGCGCGTGCGGCGGAAGTAGTCGATGCGCTGCGCGGTGCGTCGCGGGTGTGCAGTGGCGTCGGTGCTGTCGTCACCGTCATGGGCGAGGTCGTGGCCGCGGTGCGGGAGTTCGTGCGCGACCTGATCGCCGACGCGGTGGGCAGGCTGGTCGTGTGGGGGCTGGAACTGCTGGTGACCGGCGGTGCGGCGGCGCCACTGGTGGCGCAGCAGGCCACCAGCCTGGTTGCCAAGTACGCCGCCAAGATCGCCGATGTCCTGCGCAAACTGCTCAAGACCATCTCCAACGTCTCCAAGCGGCTCGACGGGCTGGCCGAGGTGCTGTGCCTGGTGTGGCGCAAGCTCAAGGAACTGGCCGACAAGCTGCGCCGCAGGGATTCCGATCCCCAGCGCAAGGATCCGCGCGAGGCGGAGCGGCAGCGCAGGGAGCAGGAGAAGCAGGAACTTATCGCTGAAGCCCAGGAGAACGGCGTCAAGATCTCGCCGGAGAAGGTCGTCGAGATCGGCAGGGACCCCAATGGGAAGATCGTCTTCTTGGAAGAGGGAGGTACCAACCCCCGCACCAACAAGGAGTCCGGGCTCGCGCACGTGATGAAGCACCGGGAGGAGTTCGTCGCGGCTGGCATACCCGAGGGCGAGATCGCCGAGGTGGTGCACCGCGCCGCCACCGAGGGCAAGTACACCGGCTACTACCAGGGCAAGCCACCTGGACGGCCGATCTTCGAGGTTCAGTACGGTGGGCAGACGCACTACGTCACGGTCCAGATCGGTGACAACGGTTTCATCGTCGGTGCCAACATGCGCAGCGCGGACACGCCCTTCAAGGGTGCGCAACGCGATCCGCGTGCGGATGCGGACTCGAACTACCGAGGTTGGGGAGAATGAGCAGGCTGGTTTCGATCCGCGTGGCGCCCGAGTGGGGTGCCTTCCCGTTCTGGGTCCGCGTCCCCGGTGAAGTGATCCCCGACAACTGCTCGGCTGAGCGACTGGTGTCCGAGTACGGGGCGCCTGAGGACCTGGCGGCCGCCATCGACGCCTGGGACGACGAGTTTCAGGCCGTCTACGACCGCAGCGATCCCGAGAGTTCTGGGTTCCCTGACGAGGCGACCACTGCGGCGTGGCACGAGCGTGGCGAGCGGTTGACCGAGCGACTCGCTGCCGCCCTGAGGGTGCGAACGGAATTTCACACCGCGAGAGGTGAACGAGTGTTCGATGCTTGAAATCGGTTGTTGCTCTTGATTCACGCTGGTGTGGTGGAGCAGATCTGGAGCAGGCGGCGGAGTCGAACGATATGCGACCGCATCGAACGGCGGTGAACGGCACCGGCTGACGTGCTGGTTCTCTGTTTGTGCTGTTCACAGTACTTGCTAGGCCACGCCTGCTCGACTGGAACTCGGAGAGCGACAGGAAGACCGTCTCCGCCCTCCGGCCACCCTCATGGACTACCGCCAACTCAGTCCACTACTGGCCACGCCGAACCGCGACGCCGGACCAATCAACCTGAACCGCCTGCGCCTCGAAGTCGAAGCGGTCTTCAACGCCTACCAGGCATCCAAGTACCGCTTCGTCGCCAGCCGAGTTCCGCTCCTGCTCGCGGATGCCGTCCAGGCGATGCGGATTCACGGCACCAAGCCCAGCGTCTCGTGGCCTCGGCTACCAGGCGCGACGTCCCTGCTCACCAAACTCGGAGAAGCGGACCTCGCCTGGATCGCTGTGGAACGCGGCCTCGCCGCAGTCCAGCAGACAGGCGCCCCCGTCATTCTCGGCTCACTGTTCCGCTCAGTCGTACACGCCCTGCTCTCCACCGGCCGCTACGCACCAGCCGTGCAGTCCACCGAAGCGGCAGCCGGAGTTCTCCACCTGGAACTGCCCCACATTAACCGCACCATGCTCTCGATCAGGAGTTCGAGTTCACGGCAGCAGGCCAGCGGCTACGACACTGTGCGGACCGCGGCCACGAGCTGTGCCAAGTCGACCTCCAACTGATCAGCGAGCTGGCCCACCTGAGGTGGAGCGGCGTCCAGCGGGTGCTGACTCACCGCAGGTGGGAGCTCTTCCGGGTTGCCGAGCAGCGACAGCGGGGTGCCGAGTGGCGAGAGCCGGTAGACGCGCCACCTGGGCGCGGTGGACTCGGCGAAGAAGAGCGT
This portion of the Saccharothrix syringae genome encodes:
- a CDS encoding helix-turn-helix transcriptional regulator translates to MAVRRTGLIRARKAAGFTQESFAEVMHVDRSTVARWETGVREPLPYQRPKLARLLKLTMDELDELLHAERSNVAPTQPVSPSPSALPAPRVVHAGLLTQYETLTDTYRQIDYQAGSGAVYQEAVAQLNRLLDMADNVPSPLYQRFALALGDAAQLAAWLAIDHQDYGAARRYASLALSSAQEGEDPGLHAYVLGIMSYIHLHAGRGPDAVRLLLAALHLATNPRFAVSAAVHSWLSEAIGEAYALSGDHQAGARALAEAERLFDRVNPTEVPTWLAFYNGTEHIMRLKGRCLVRLGDGPAAVTALEEAAEALPAHYVRERSGTLIDLATAQLMSARGDEPRSAEPEAAAAAASEAWELAVQTGSGRNQRRVRELLPRFEPYRRLAAVRPLLEMAP
- a CDS encoding DMT family transporter, with the translated sequence MSPKNWLLLGTLSFLWGAAYLVIAVALRGFPPVVVVFGRVFLAALFLTPLAMHRAVLKPLLAHPWQVLITVLVQSTAPLLLLTYGQQWLSASLTGVLLGAQPLFVAALATWFAPDEKPEGTRGIAGLLLGFAGVALLFGVDICGSADLVLGGVLVTAAALCYAIGSILIHRNLGFAQPLGVATAAMLVSSAVTAPPAALSFPDRLPALPSSVALVALGVIFTALTLTLFYGLIARAGPSRATLAFYLSPGVAVMLGWLFLDEQVRWSTAIALGAIIAGSMLAASKTEVNG
- a CDS encoding type VII secretion target, encoding MAFEVVSRELREHAAQVQGQGDVLAQALDAARQVSMPSDAYGLLCQPFTMLLDPLEKWGVDALSQAAEALDSMAESLKATAEVYEQAEGDNADRFGVVGPR
- a CDS encoding WXG100 family type VII secretion target: MNNPFIAKPEDDTTAITGIGLLEAGQAALDGINNGDWVEAGLGVVGVGLEALGVYMDPLGTLASYGVGWLIEHVQPLQDMLDKLAGTPPAIRAYAQTWQNISDGVERGAGELETASRERTAGWLGAAGDAYRARAAEVVDALRGASRVCSGVGAVVTVMGEVVAAVREFVRDLIADAVGRLVVWGLELLVTGGAAAPLVAQQATSLVAKYAAKIADVLRKLLKTISNVSKRLDGLAEVLCLVWRKLKELADKLRRRDSDPQRKDPREAERQRREQEKQELIAEAQENGVKISPEKVVEIGRDPNGKIVFLEEGGTNPRTNKESGLAHVMKHREEFVAAGIPEGEIAEVVHRAATEGKYTGYYQGKPPGRPIFEVQYGGQTHYVTVQIGDNGFIVGANMRSADTPFKGAQRDPRADADSNYRGWGE